The Trichosurus vulpecula isolate mTriVul1 chromosome 4, mTriVul1.pri, whole genome shotgun sequence genome contains a region encoding:
- the G6PC3 gene encoding glucose-6-phosphatase 3 isoform X5, giving the protein MESTLGAGIVIAETLQRQLPWLEDVWLWVTFLGDPKCIFFFYFPLAYYACRHVGISVFWITLLSEWLNLVFKWFLFGDRPFWWVHESGYYSEAPAQVHQFPVSCETGPGSPSGHCMITGAALWPIMIAASGQVAKRSRSHWMKLIPSLAYSTFLLAVGLSRIFILAHFPHQVLGGLIAGALLGWFMTPRVPVDRPVSFYGLTALALLLGASLIYWSLISLGVDMTWSIHLASKWCERPEWIHIETRPFASLSRDSGAALGLGIALHSPWGSSTFCWKTSNDKNIAPFLKVDHCALEQLLLF; this is encoded by the exons ATGGAGTCAACTCTGGGAGCTGGTATCGTGATCGCCGAAACTCTACAGAGACAGCTACCCTGGCTGGAGGACGTCTGGCTCTGGGTCACCTTCCTGGGTGACCCCAAgtgcatcttttttttctacttccccTTGGCCTACTATGCCTGTCGCCATGTGGGCATTTCTGTGTTTTGGATCACCCTGCTCTCCGAATGGCTCAACCTCGTCTTCAAGTG GTTCCTTTTTGGAGACCGACCCTTTTGGTGGGTTCATGAATCTGGATACTATAGTGAAGCGCCTGCCCAGGTTCATCAGTTTCCTGTATCCTGTGAAACTGGGCCAG GTAGTCCCTCGGGTCACTGTATGATCACAGGAGCTGCCCTCTGGCCCATCATGATTGCTGCCTCAGGCCAGGTTGCCAAACGAAGTCGAAG ccACTGGATGAAGCTGATACCCAGCCTGGCTTACAGCACATTCCTCTTGGCAGTTGGACTCTCCCGCATCTTCATTCTTGCACACTTCCCCCACCAGGTGCTGGGTGGCCTGATAGCCG GTGCTCTGCTGGGATGGTTCATGACTCCACGTGTGCCTGTTGATCGGCCAGTCAGCTTTTATGGGTTGACAGCCCTAGCACTTCTGCTGGGTGCCAGTCTCATTTACTGGAGCCTCATCTCCCTGGGAGTAGACATGACTTG GTCCATTCACTTGGCTTCCAAGTGGTGTGAGCGTCCAGAGTGGATACACATAGAAACTCGGCCTTTTGCTTCTCTGAGTCGGGATTCTGGAGCTGCCCTGGGCCTGGGCATTGCCTTACACTCACCCTG GGGCTCATCTACCTTCTGCTGGAAAACCTCCAATGATAAGAATATAGCTCCGTTTCTGAAGGTGGACCATTGTGCTTTGGAACAGCTCTTATTGTTCTGA
- the G6PC3 gene encoding glucose-6-phosphatase 3 isoform X1, whose protein sequence is MESTLGAGIVIAETLQRQLPWLEDVWLWVTFLGDPKCIFFFYFPLAYYACRHVGISVFWITLLSEWLNLVFKWFLFGDRPFWWVHESGYYSEAPAQVHQFPVSCETGPGSPSGHCMITGAALWPIMIAASGQVAKRSRSHWMKLIPSLAYSTFLLAVGLSRIFILAHFPHQVLGGLIAGALLGWFMTPRVPVDRPVSFYGLTALALLLGASLIYWSLISLGVDMTWSIHLASKWCERPEWIHIETRPFASLSRDSGAALGLGIALHSPCCDCDCCLPLPKTKASFHLTPLETLLCSQHARPTPHHLNFASDTGMSTWKGTGPVNLSLSPLCQNPTLSPSTKTLHFLRTLEIKGKKSFQHCEGPIPKVPKSPVAVLYFCSAFVKSTKGPSLAQSDGVLGPWFSSTFPQPSQGNALDSE, encoded by the exons ATGGAGTCAACTCTGGGAGCTGGTATCGTGATCGCCGAAACTCTACAGAGACAGCTACCCTGGCTGGAGGACGTCTGGCTCTGGGTCACCTTCCTGGGTGACCCCAAgtgcatcttttttttctacttccccTTGGCCTACTATGCCTGTCGCCATGTGGGCATTTCTGTGTTTTGGATCACCCTGCTCTCCGAATGGCTCAACCTCGTCTTCAAGTG GTTCCTTTTTGGAGACCGACCCTTTTGGTGGGTTCATGAATCTGGATACTATAGTGAAGCGCCTGCCCAGGTTCATCAGTTTCCTGTATCCTGTGAAACTGGGCCAG GTAGTCCCTCGGGTCACTGTATGATCACAGGAGCTGCCCTCTGGCCCATCATGATTGCTGCCTCAGGCCAGGTTGCCAAACGAAGTCGAAG ccACTGGATGAAGCTGATACCCAGCCTGGCTTACAGCACATTCCTCTTGGCAGTTGGACTCTCCCGCATCTTCATTCTTGCACACTTCCCCCACCAGGTGCTGGGTGGCCTGATAGCCG GTGCTCTGCTGGGATGGTTCATGACTCCACGTGTGCCTGTTGATCGGCCAGTCAGCTTTTATGGGTTGACAGCCCTAGCACTTCTGCTGGGTGCCAGTCTCATTTACTGGAGCCTCATCTCCCTGGGAGTAGACATGACTTG GTCCATTCACTTGGCTTCCAAGTGGTGTGAGCGTCCAGAGTGGATACACATAGAAACTCGGCCTTTTGCTTCTCTGAGTCGGGATTCTGGAGCTGCCCTGGGCCTGGGCATTGCCTTACACTCACCCTG ctgcgaCTGTGACTGCTGCTTGCCCCTACCTAAGACAAAGGCTTCCTTCCACTTGACTCCTCTGGAGACTCTTCTGTGCTCCCAACATGCCCGTCCCACTCCTCATCACTTGAACTTTGCCTCAGACACAGGTATGTCTACCTGGAAGGGAACTGGCCCGGTcaacctttccctttccccactttGTCAAAACCCTACCCTTTCTCCCTCTACCAAAACTTTGCATTTTTTAAGAACActggaaataaaagggaaaaagagctTCCAACACTGTGAGGGGCCAATCCCTAAAGTCCCCAAAAGTCCAGTGGCAGTTCTGTACTTTTGTTCTGCATTTGTGAAGTCCACAAAGGGGCCAAGCTTGGCACAGTCAGATGGTGTCTTGGGCCCTTGGTTCTCGTCTACCTTCCCACAGCCGAGCCAGGGGAATGCTTTGGACTCAGAATGA
- the G6PC3 gene encoding glucose-6-phosphatase 3 isoform X4, which produces MESTLGAGIVIAETLQRQLPWLEDVWLWVTFLGDPKCIFFFYFPLAYYACRHVGISVFWITLLSEWLNLVFKWFLFGDRPFWWVHESGYYSEAPAQVHQFPVSCETGPGSPSGHCMITGAALWPIMIAASGQVAKRSRSHWMKLIPSLAYSTFLLAVGLSRIFILAHFPHQVLGGLIAGALLGWFMTPRVPVDRPVSFYGLTALALLLGASLIYWSLISLGVDMTWSIHLASKWCERPEWIHIETRPFASLSRDSGAALGLGIALHSPCCDCDCCLPLPKTKASFHLTPLETLLCSQHARPTPHHLNFASDTGAHLPSAGKPPMIRI; this is translated from the exons ATGGAGTCAACTCTGGGAGCTGGTATCGTGATCGCCGAAACTCTACAGAGACAGCTACCCTGGCTGGAGGACGTCTGGCTCTGGGTCACCTTCCTGGGTGACCCCAAgtgcatcttttttttctacttccccTTGGCCTACTATGCCTGTCGCCATGTGGGCATTTCTGTGTTTTGGATCACCCTGCTCTCCGAATGGCTCAACCTCGTCTTCAAGTG GTTCCTTTTTGGAGACCGACCCTTTTGGTGGGTTCATGAATCTGGATACTATAGTGAAGCGCCTGCCCAGGTTCATCAGTTTCCTGTATCCTGTGAAACTGGGCCAG GTAGTCCCTCGGGTCACTGTATGATCACAGGAGCTGCCCTCTGGCCCATCATGATTGCTGCCTCAGGCCAGGTTGCCAAACGAAGTCGAAG ccACTGGATGAAGCTGATACCCAGCCTGGCTTACAGCACATTCCTCTTGGCAGTTGGACTCTCCCGCATCTTCATTCTTGCACACTTCCCCCACCAGGTGCTGGGTGGCCTGATAGCCG GTGCTCTGCTGGGATGGTTCATGACTCCACGTGTGCCTGTTGATCGGCCAGTCAGCTTTTATGGGTTGACAGCCCTAGCACTTCTGCTGGGTGCCAGTCTCATTTACTGGAGCCTCATCTCCCTGGGAGTAGACATGACTTG GTCCATTCACTTGGCTTCCAAGTGGTGTGAGCGTCCAGAGTGGATACACATAGAAACTCGGCCTTTTGCTTCTCTGAGTCGGGATTCTGGAGCTGCCCTGGGCCTGGGCATTGCCTTACACTCACCCTG ctgcgaCTGTGACTGCTGCTTGCCCCTACCTAAGACAAAGGCTTCCTTCCACTTGACTCCTCTGGAGACTCTTCTGTGCTCCCAACATGCCCGTCCCACTCCTCATCACTTGAACTTTGCCTCAGACACAG GGGCTCATCTACCTTCTGCTGGAAAACCTCCAATGATAAGAATATAG
- the G6PC3 gene encoding glucose-6-phosphatase 3 isoform X2 — MESTLGAGIVIAETLQRQLPWLEDVWLWVTFLGDPKCIFFFYFPLAYYACRHVGISVFWITLLSEWLNLVFKWFLFGDRPFWWVHESGYYSEAPAQVHQFPVSCETGPGSPSGHCMITGAALWPIMIAASGQVAKRSRSHWMKLIPSLAYSTFLLAVGLSRIFILAHFPHQVLGGLIAGALLGWFMTPRVPVDRPVSFYGLTALALLLGASLIYWSLISLGVDMTWSIHLASKWCERPEWIHIETRPFASLSRDSGAALGLGIALHSPWYAQVRRVRLGILQQAVCLLLVLGLLGLLNWLGNPPQLSLFYIFNFLKFTLWPCLVTALVPWLVHSLSAQEAPPAKSK, encoded by the exons ATGGAGTCAACTCTGGGAGCTGGTATCGTGATCGCCGAAACTCTACAGAGACAGCTACCCTGGCTGGAGGACGTCTGGCTCTGGGTCACCTTCCTGGGTGACCCCAAgtgcatcttttttttctacttccccTTGGCCTACTATGCCTGTCGCCATGTGGGCATTTCTGTGTTTTGGATCACCCTGCTCTCCGAATGGCTCAACCTCGTCTTCAAGTG GTTCCTTTTTGGAGACCGACCCTTTTGGTGGGTTCATGAATCTGGATACTATAGTGAAGCGCCTGCCCAGGTTCATCAGTTTCCTGTATCCTGTGAAACTGGGCCAG GTAGTCCCTCGGGTCACTGTATGATCACAGGAGCTGCCCTCTGGCCCATCATGATTGCTGCCTCAGGCCAGGTTGCCAAACGAAGTCGAAG ccACTGGATGAAGCTGATACCCAGCCTGGCTTACAGCACATTCCTCTTGGCAGTTGGACTCTCCCGCATCTTCATTCTTGCACACTTCCCCCACCAGGTGCTGGGTGGCCTGATAGCCG GTGCTCTGCTGGGATGGTTCATGACTCCACGTGTGCCTGTTGATCGGCCAGTCAGCTTTTATGGGTTGACAGCCCTAGCACTTCTGCTGGGTGCCAGTCTCATTTACTGGAGCCTCATCTCCCTGGGAGTAGACATGACTTG GTCCATTCACTTGGCTTCCAAGTGGTGTGAGCGTCCAGAGTGGATACACATAGAAACTCGGCCTTTTGCTTCTCTGAGTCGGGATTCTGGAGCTGCCCTGGGCCTGGGCATTGCCTTACACTCACCCTGGTATGCGCAAGTGAGGCGGGTACGGTTGGGAATCCTACAGCAAGCTGTTTGCCTATTGTTGGTCCTAGGGCTTTTGGGACTCCTTAACTGGCTGGGCAACCCACCCCAGCTCAGCCTCTTCTACATCTTTAACTTTCTCAAGTTTACCCTTTGGCCCTGCCTGGTCACTGCCCTGGTACCTTGGCTGGTTCACTCCCTTAGTGCCCAGGAGGCCCCACCTGCCAAATCTAAGTGA
- the G6PC3 gene encoding glucose-6-phosphatase 3 isoform X3, producing the protein MESTLGAGIVIAETLQRQLPWLEDVWLWVTFLGDPKCIFFFYFPLAYYACRHVGISVFWITLLSEWLNLVFKWFLFGDRPFWWVHESGYYSEAPAQVHQFPVSCETGPGSPSGHCMITGAALWPIMIAASGQVAKRSRSHWMKLIPSLAYSTFLLAVGLSRIFILAHFPHQVLGGLIAGALLGWFMTPRVPVDRPVSFYGLTALALLLGASLIYWSLISLGVDMTWSIHLASKWCERPEWIHIETRPFASLSRDSGAALGLGIALHSPCCDCDCCLPLPKTKASFHLTPLETLLCSQHARPTPHHLNFASDTELQILRAIKEQRHHGI; encoded by the exons ATGGAGTCAACTCTGGGAGCTGGTATCGTGATCGCCGAAACTCTACAGAGACAGCTACCCTGGCTGGAGGACGTCTGGCTCTGGGTCACCTTCCTGGGTGACCCCAAgtgcatcttttttttctacttccccTTGGCCTACTATGCCTGTCGCCATGTGGGCATTTCTGTGTTTTGGATCACCCTGCTCTCCGAATGGCTCAACCTCGTCTTCAAGTG GTTCCTTTTTGGAGACCGACCCTTTTGGTGGGTTCATGAATCTGGATACTATAGTGAAGCGCCTGCCCAGGTTCATCAGTTTCCTGTATCCTGTGAAACTGGGCCAG GTAGTCCCTCGGGTCACTGTATGATCACAGGAGCTGCCCTCTGGCCCATCATGATTGCTGCCTCAGGCCAGGTTGCCAAACGAAGTCGAAG ccACTGGATGAAGCTGATACCCAGCCTGGCTTACAGCACATTCCTCTTGGCAGTTGGACTCTCCCGCATCTTCATTCTTGCACACTTCCCCCACCAGGTGCTGGGTGGCCTGATAGCCG GTGCTCTGCTGGGATGGTTCATGACTCCACGTGTGCCTGTTGATCGGCCAGTCAGCTTTTATGGGTTGACAGCCCTAGCACTTCTGCTGGGTGCCAGTCTCATTTACTGGAGCCTCATCTCCCTGGGAGTAGACATGACTTG GTCCATTCACTTGGCTTCCAAGTGGTGTGAGCGTCCAGAGTGGATACACATAGAAACTCGGCCTTTTGCTTCTCTGAGTCGGGATTCTGGAGCTGCCCTGGGCCTGGGCATTGCCTTACACTCACCCTG ctgcgaCTGTGACTGCTGCTTGCCCCTACCTAAGACAAAGGCTTCCTTCCACTTGACTCCTCTGGAGACTCTTCTGTGCTCCCAACATGCCCGTCCCACTCCTCATCACTTGAACTTTGCCTCAGACACAG AGTTACAGATTCTCAGAGCCATAAAGGAGCAAAGGCATCATGGAATCTAA